The genomic region TCTCTTAAGTTTAAGTTTTCTTGCTGCGTATAAACCTTTAGGTGATTTTCCCGACATTTACGACCCTCAGACAATAACTACTGAGTCTATATCCATATATCTTTTTAAAATTAATTTTGCTCTAACAACGTTCTTTCCGCTTTTACCTATCGCAATACCTTTATCTTGTGGATCTACTGTTATATAGACAGTCTTTTTACTATCATTATCTATAACTTTTACACTTCTTACTCTTGCTGGTGACATTAAGTTCTTTACCATATCCTCTAGATTATCACTATATGCAACTATTTCTATATCTTTTCCTAAAACTTTCTTTAGCTTCTTTACGTTCATTCCATTTTTTCCTATGGCTAAACCCATAAAATGAGGATCGACCAAGAAAATTATCCTATTATTTTCTTCATCAACAACACAATCCTTAGCAGTAACTTTGGTTACTTCTTGA from Acidianus ambivalens harbors:
- a CDS encoding NusA-like transcription termination signal-binding factor — encoded protein: MPEIKLTQDEIRYMSLFQEVTKVTAKDCVVDEENNRIIFLVDPHFMGLAIGKNGMNVKKLKKVLGKDIEIVAYSDNLEDMVKNLMSPARVRSVKVIDNDSKKTVYITVDPQDKGIAIGKSGKNVVRAKLILKRYMDIDSVVIV